A region of the Amphiprion ocellaris isolate individual 3 ecotype Okinawa chromosome 22, ASM2253959v1, whole genome shotgun sequence genome:
AAAGTATTTCATGTACTACAGTGGATTGATCCGTATGACAAtgaatgtgacaaataaaattgTGCATAAATCAGTAGGCTACATTAGGAACAACATTTTTCTGCCAATTACAgcacaataaaaccaaaaacGCAAGTTATTTTGCAAAGTGTCTGTACCTGAGAAGGAAAAACATACACGTGTGACTGTTAATACTAATTTATAGATATGATTTCTATCAAGGGGCATTAGCTTTCATTGACTGCACCCTGTTCTGCCTCCGAGGACACCGTGGAGATGCCGGAGGTCTTGGCTGGGTCACTGGACGCTCCCTGACACCTGGCTTTCCTGTAGTCTTCATCGTTCCTTCCTCATCCCCACAGATAAGGGACTCCTGCTCAGATGACTGGCGGCTCTCCTGTCCTAATGCTTTGTCCTTCTCCAAAGCCCCCAGCAACACCTGCCTCGAAACTGCCTGGTATTTTTCACTCATTCGCTTTAAAGCAGGTTCGTAGCTGTCGCACTGCACTTTGACTTTCCTCATCTCCTCAATGAGCCTGTTTTTCTCCTGGATGACACGCTGATGATGCAGTCTCTGGAGGTCTCTGGCTTTCTGCGCCCTCACCAGCGTCTCAGCTGCGACTGACACCGCCTGCCGGTACTCCTCTCTCTCCCGCcgggcatgtttcagctccctTTCCAGACGCTGGTTCTCAGTGTACACGTCCGGTACCACGTCCACTCTGTCTGCATCCACCAGCCCTTTCTGCACCATCTCGGTCCACTCAGTTTGAAAACAGTTAAGGGTTTCTGTCATGCCTGTCTGGAAGAGAAAGTTGCGTAAAAAGTCGCTAACAGCAGGTGGTTGGTGTATGTTGTGAGTGTTTGGCCTCTGAATAGCCCGGTCCTGGATGGCTTTTACCGCTGCTTCTACGTATTCTTCCCCCTCTGTTAAACTCCGTTCGTCTTCTAAAGAACCTTCTTTGTGTTTAAAGTCGCTTTCATTGTCAGCCGGCAAGTCCTCGTCctctttttcttgatttttgttTGCAGCGTTCATTGCTTGACTCCTTCAAAGTTTGATGTCGCTGTGGTAACGGTGCTATATTCAAGTCAACGCGAGATTTCACGAGTTCACATTTGCCCCACTCCATCCGTCATCAAACAATCATGGCGGACTACCGAGAGGCGCCCTTGGCCACTCGGCCAAAAACGTTGGATCCAAACGAATATTTCAACCTGTCGCCGGAGCAGAGGCGTGCCGAAGAAGCCAGAGGTGCAATACGAGCGAATCTGAAGAGGCAGTATCAGACGCAACTCAACAACCCGCACAGACAAGAGCTCATTGTAAGTGACTACCTGCTAGCTAGCAATGTCACCCCTGAAGTAGTCTCAAGCTATTAGCTGGGATGCTAGCCCTAGCATGTCAGGGCACAGAGAAGTCGAACACACGTAATTTCATGAAAAACGGGATCCATATTTATTGATAAACATTAAACTCAACGTTAACATCCGGAGTTATGGGACATTGATATTGTTTGTGATGATATACTGACGTTAATGAGTAGCCTTAGCTAGCTAGCAGTGATTCGGAACACTTGCAGACTAGAATTAATACCAGTTTGATATTTTCTAAAACATATATCAAGCTTAACTGAATTATACAGTGTGATTTTAGGCGTATCGGTGGCAGCTCTTACTACATTAAGTAGCACAcagtttgcatcttttaattGTAGTAAACTGCTACATTACCGAAGTGCAGTTGAATCGTTAAATACGCCACAAAATAACAGTTCGAGTTTCATTTTTGCACGTCTAAGTCGGATGTCGTTTGTAATATTTGTGTAGCTATTTGGTACACATatctctttctgtcctgcaaATACACTTACCGAAGTCCGGACTGATAAATCACTAGCTGGTTCAATCAGTAAAGCAGCAATTAGTTTCTAACGCTCTACAGTTCTTCACTTGTAAATAACATTTGAAAGATGTGGCATCTTATCTTAATATACAACTGACTTTTCTCTTTGCCTCTTCAACTTGCCCTTCTTAATATTTGCTATATGTGCTTGAGTGACTTCATactgtcattctgtttctttgtaTTGTAATTCCTTTACTTCTGTTTGTGTAGTACATATCGTTTTAAAGCATACCTTTATGCTTGTCatcatagtaaaaaaaaaatcaataacactATTGATGGCTCCGTTGTGTTCAGTTGTCCTGGTAGGTTATGACAGTGGTCATCAAGAATGATACATAAACCTGGGGatcaaatcatttaaatatagTTAAGGTTTAGTTTAACTAATATTACTTACTCTCGGGCTGTTCCTTCAGTGACTTATCATATATACAGTAAGAACACCCTGTCCTGGAAATGCGATTCTTTCTCTGCTATTCTTTTCAGGtttcttcccttttctcttgggaattttaatttttttcattgaatttcCATTTCAGGTGTTTAAGGGTAGATGTTGTAGTGACTTCTGAGACATATACACATT
Encoded here:
- the LOC111587712 gene encoding sperm-associated antigen 16 protein-like isoform X1; this encodes MNAANKNQEKEDEDLPADNESDFKHKEGSLEDERSLTEGEEYVEAATGMTETLNCFQTEWTEMVQKGLVDADRVDVVPDVYTENQRLERELKHARREREEYRQAVSVAAETLVRAQKARDLQRLHHQRVIQEKNRLIEEMRKVKVQCDSYEPALKRMSEKYQAVSRQVLLGALEKDKALGQESRQSSEQESLICGDEEGTMKTTGKPGVRERPVTQPRPPASPRCPRRQNRVQSMKANAP
- the LOC111587712 gene encoding sperm-associated antigen 16 protein-like isoform X2, translated to MTETLNCFQTEWTEMVQKGLVDADRVDVVPDVYTENQRLERELKHARREREEYRQAVSVAAETLVRAQKARDLQRLHHQRVIQEKNRLIEEMRKVKVQCDSYEPALKRMSEKYQAVSRQVLLGALEKDKALGQESRQSSEQESLICGDEEGTMKTTGKPGVRERPVTQPRPPASPRCPRRQNRVQSMKANAP